One region of Pagrus major chromosome 7, Pma_NU_1.0 genomic DNA includes:
- the LOC141000375 gene encoding uncharacterized protein, whose translation MDGVSWSATRAQESFNRPTTAADTLSKLASFIARSETKPHTGNQRQQPSHLATYVCQECGKGFPYATDLLHHQEQKHTLPKPHRCPSCGQEFSLRSSLQLHKCPACTTHTPDPSRLQDKSPHRQPHLLDSSPYACAPCGRGFSQKQALLHHQQAGCSEPPSPSDIVDASSLPDDSPPVSEGDSTRSDSSDTPGSGSRTVKMCQFCSRIFRTEAGLQRHKQTNHAEEWVMTSLGQKTKAEGAGGVVTKGENRKVCVDPINGPKSKNKLLSCRSCDMVFRSTSKLYLHRKEKHSREKNIMREPRPVMSKRRRGGTYPCQVCGKVFVHHLSLRAHYKQHTASSFTMIKNTSQSVGCTTKDYKLSENRPNKIKISLADNKTVRAGPGRPGKVAMVTDPERCRELPEVEEAMVVVDEEEEEEEEEEEEVEREFPCPSCAEVFSLQSQLREHVELHQSAVKRRQCSVCTKEMDTCKWPGSKRHRLYHCVPCQQGFSALDSFLEHCQEHLRVRVEEDSITEGYTHQASKA comes from the coding sequence ATGGATGGAGTCAGCTGGAGCGCCACCAGGGCCCAGGAGTCGTTCAACCGCCCCACAACCGCCGCAGACACTCTTTCCAAGCTCGCCAGCTTCATTGCACGGTCTGagacaaaaccacacacaggAAACCAGAGGCAGCAACCATCCCACCTAGCCACATATGTTTGTCAAGAATGTGGTAAGGGCTTCCCTTATGCCACAGACCTGTTGCACCAccaggaacaaaaacacacgcTACCTAAGCCTCATCGGTGTCCCTCTTGTGGGCAGGAGTTCTCCCTGAGGTCGTCCTTACAGTTACACAAGTGTCCTGCGTGTACAACTCACACCCCAGATCCTAGCAGGCTACAGGACAAGTCACCTCACCGCCAGCCTCACCTCCTGGACAGTAGCCCTTATGCATGTGCCCCATGTGGAAGAGGCTTCAGCCAGAAGCAGGCTTTGCTGCACCATCAGCAGGCTGGCTGTAGTGAACCACCATCCCCATCAGATATAGTTGATGCTAGTAGCCTTCCAGATGATTCTCCACCAGTATCTGAGGGAGACTCCACCCGCTCAGATTCTTCAGATACACCAGGGTCGGGCAGCAGAACTGTCAAAATGTGCCAATTCTGTTCAAGAATCTTCCGCACAGAGGCTGGACTGCAACGCCATAAACAGACCAACCACGCAGAAGAATGGGTGATGACTTCACTGGGACAAAAGACCAAAGCAGAAGGGGCTGGTGGAGTAGTGACAAAAGGAGAGAATAGAAAGGTGTGTGTAGATCCAATTAATGGGCCAAAGTCTAAAAACAAACTTCTGAGCTGTCGCTCTTGCGACATGGTTTTCAGGAGCACCTCTAAGCTGTACCTGCACAGAAAAGAGAAGCACAGCAGGGAGAAAAATATTATGAGAGAACCAAGGCCAGTCATGAGCAAGCGCAGGAGAGGAGGCACATATCCATGTCAGGTCTGTGGAAAAGTCTTCGTCCATCATTTGTCACTTAGAGCACAttacaaacagcacacagcCTCAAGCTTCACCATGATCAAAAATACAAGCCAGTCTGTAGGATGTACCACCAAAGACTACAAGTTATCAGAAAATAgaccaaacaaaataaaaatcagcctAGCAGATAACAAGACTGTGAGGGCTGGTCCAGGGAGGCCCGGGAAAGTGGCCATGgttactgatccagagagaTGCAGAGAATTGCCAGAAGTGGAGGAGGCAATGGTGGTGgtagacgaggaggaggaggaggaggaggaagaagaagaggaggttgAGAGAGAGTTCCCATGCCCCTCCTGTGCAGaggttttctctctgcagtcaCAGCTAAGGGAGCATGTGGAGCTCCACCAGTCCGCTGTGAAGAGGAGGCAGTGCAGTGTGTGCACAAAGGAAATGGATACCTGCAAATGGCCGGGCTCAAAGAGACACAGGCTGTACCACTGTGTGCCCTGCCAACAGGGCTTCTCAGCACTGGATTCTTTCCTAGAACACTGTCAGGAGCACCTGCGAGTcagggtggaggaggacagTATCACAGAGGGCTACACACATCAGGCCAGCAAAGCCTGA